From the Palaemon carinicauda isolate YSFRI2023 chromosome 4, ASM3689809v2, whole genome shotgun sequence genome, the window atgtcgttTACTAAATACGAATCATTTAAAAATGTAAGAGTTAATTTTAATTGTGAATATATTCTTTGGAGGAACACATtcggtttgttttttctttcttccacgGACTTCTACTGTATATCTAGTCGTCTTTTGACTAgtttaaatatacttttttttttttttgagaaagtccTAGGTTTTCAGTATTCACTCAATCATTCCtgcaaaaaatttctttttcttatattttatcttatttcgagatttttttcctgtctggtcttcatatTGATTTATTGCATAAAACTTGTGGAATCTCGAATTACTtactcctgatctggatattaatcattgtaaccgtcgttcagttagctctttttacatgatgcataaGAGTATTCATAAATCTGACCACCCTTTGCCTTCTGATCCTGCAAGACTGTATCCCTCTGTATGTAGTACTAAAGACACAGTTAATTCGAATATTCTTTCCATTCTCCATCACTAGGATCAACTCTTCAGAATATTCTGGAAGATTTATTACAGTTGTTAAAATAGCGTGGGGTTGAATCGAAGGAACTTCAGAGTTCGTATATacaaatctattttaacattgttactgatcttaaatatttttttatattttattcatgacctctcatatatagtttatttatttcattatttccttcctttactaggctactttccctgttagagtcctttaATTTTGACGCTCATTCTGATATGAATGGAACaaaaagtctttttcttttttccacGGACTACTACTGTATATCTAGTTCTCTTTTGACTAGTTTAAATTTTGTTTCTTATTCtacttttagaataatatatttttagctctcattattattattattattattattattatcattattattattattattattattattattattattattattattactattattattattattattattattattataccggcgagcagttaggttgtaaccgaGAGACTCTCGTGGTAAAGGAAAATACACGAAAAGAatggttatcagtgagaggggagagggaaaacatcaatatacaaaaaataagaaataccgttacaatgtacgagcatgtgtgatacacaaGGGGTTCATGGCTCCCCCCTCCTAAAAAAGACATACGTGAAATAGCGCACCCTGCTCTTgaaaggcgtactgtaggcgggtcatctggcaggagatatgcaggtattaggcaatcaatggagaccaagtcttctttgccagcATGTTGAGGAGAAGTGCTTTTGGCGAACGGCAGATAACGAAGAAAGGACCCGTGTGAGGGGCGTTAatgatggcttgctagtgtcattgcgcacgAAAACATGCATTGATGGATGCAGATCTGtctgtatgtgttgcttagctgggagcTTATAAGTTGGTcggcatggagaaaattttcccactacgtgacgttggcactggagattgtcaaaggaggttgcagacagaaaaaatttGGTAGGAACAACCAACGGGTCGTTATGGCGACCTGTTGGTAGTCCCTACcaaatttcagctgccgagacatccaggataTCTTTAGGAATGGGCTTTAGTCCCAAGAGGACATAAGGAACCTGGATCaaacagttggagtccttgcagcaggacatcaaagctgctttgagggtacgttGAAAACGTTCAACCCTACTGTTGGCAGTAGGGTTACATGCAGTTGTCTGGTCAAGAGTGatacccaagagattcgctaatgatgtccacaattgagaggtgaaactggAACCCCTGTTGGAAGAAagatgctcagggataccaaatctcactatccatcctgagagtaaggctaaTGTACCTGAGGCAGATGTTACattttccataggaatggcttcaggcaaacgaatggagcggtcgatgaaggtaaacaggtaacgatgtcctagtGATGTAGGCATGGGACCTACAACATAGACGTGAACGTGGACAAAGCACCAATGAGGTTGATGAAatgtgcctactcctgaatccatgtgtcgttacacttttgaggtttggcaggaAGTACAGATGCGGACCCAAACCTTAGCGTCCTTAGTAAGGCCATGAcatatgaactttgtcttcagtagctgtgcagtagagcggcacgagggatatgaaaggccatgaatgaaatcaagcacctgtcGGTGAATGGAAGAAGGTATTCACAGTctatgtctaccagtactgacatcacagaagagggtggcgatggagtcgtcgagagggacttcctcccaatggagggatgtgcaggatgtcctacacgcttggtactctggatctttttgttgggtctctgccaagacattgtaatctaatcccaggtgaattgcGACCATTGTGTTTCTTGACCGGGCATCGGCTACGGGACTCGTTCTCCCGGGGACGTGCTGAAAAatacaattgtatttagccatggcagagagatgacatcgttgacgggcggaccaggtgtcggactgtcaagtgaaggcgtgcaccagaggcatgtgcaaatgacgaagggtataccttccaagaagtggtgtaAGTTAAGGATAGCCATATGCACCACCAGCATTccgcagtcaaaggtagagtagccagattctgccttggacagttttctaatgaagaaggccaatgggcagggccagacattgaccacctgctcaaggactgccccaatagcgacgtcgccTGCATTGGTAGAGGAGAGATGCATGTGGCACGGGTAAAGTGAGAGCAGCAACagcttgatagggcattctttgtgttgcagaaggcctcttcttgaaggggaccccacttgaggtcttttggctttcccttgCGGGAGGCGTAGAGGGGCAAGAGTAATAGCAGGAAGCGGTGATAATAGCTGAACTCCTTCAAgattgatgcggtgccctaagaatgatacgtCATTGATGCCAAAGGTACAATTGTAGTACCGGACTGCAAAGTTGTTCTGTTGTAAGCGTCGAGCACGTTGCGTAGATGACGaatgtgttcctctttggaggaagagagcacaagtatgtcgtaTGTAACATACATAGCAGGGGGTGTCCCCCGAAGATACCGTCCATGAGACgtagaaaagtggccccagcattacgaaggccaaaacaggattaattgaaggtgtatgtacacaTGGGGGCTGGTGATGGCAgacttgtggatgtcttctgggttcttggtctcctgataataccccttcaggaggtctagcgtggagaaaaccttcactttgtgcaattAGGAGGTCACAACGGCATTGTttgggagtagtgatccggttctgtctgcatgttcaagcgCTTGTAATCCCGACATAGAGAGCCTtctggcaaaggtccatttcttacATTTTGGTGTACGTTTGTTTAGTGGTTGCCAAACAATCCAGTGCCtgacgtctgaatctggcaaacacttagtggcccgtcgtcttgatatggtgatgattACCAAGTTTTGCGGGAACCGTGGggatttgatgaagttctggacggaatacttccgggtatgatgtgaggaggtgagcTTAGGCATCCATGAGTAGGCTGCTGTGGAGAGCAAAGCCAGAGGGGCCAGGCTGGAGAGGGGTTGAGGAGTACGAAGCTacgttgactaaccgtcggtgagctatatcgaccaggaggtggaaatgtgagaggaagtctgcaccaaggattagcaatgtgacgtcagcaccgagaaacttccaaatatatctgGCGCttccaaactatagtcaatttctttcagcgatgcagatttgcaccgactcgcagcggtgcccttttagctccgaaaagtttcctgatcactgattggttggacgagataattctaaccaatcagcgatcaggaaacttttccgagctaaaagggcaccgctgcgagtcggtgcaaatctgcctcgataaaagaaaggGACTATAGAATGTGAGAGTCTCATAGCCGTGGATGGGTATCCCAGATCCGTTGCCAGCTACCAAGCGaatgtcggcagatttagacagactacattgtgtcctggagagtggtttTGGCAGATGAGAGCGGCAAGAACACGTGTCTACCAAGAATCgcagacagtggaacaccatggtacagaggctatggtactacccaagactagaaaacaatggtttgattttgtagtgtccttctcctagaagagctgcttaccatagctaaagagtttttctacccttgccaagaggaaaacgCCTCTGAATAATTAGTGCAGCAACCCcttaaatgaagaagaattgtttggtagtctgtattgccaggtgtatgaggacagatgagaatatgtaaagaataggccagactattcagtgtgtgtgtgtctgtgtgtgtgtaggcaaagggaaaatgaaccgtaaccagagagaaggatccactgtagtactatctgactagtcaaaagaccccataactccctagcggtagtatctattggaatgttgttactgttcttaaagtatcttaCTTTAGTTGTTCATTACCTCCCTTGTAGttgatttttttccccttttcgcttcctcactaggctagttttccctgttggagcccttggtcttatagcatgctgcctttccaactaagattgtagcttaaataataataataataataataataataataataacaataataataataataataataatgataataataataataataataataataataataataataataataatatatgcatgttATTGATATAAACCTTCTGCATTAGccattggtaatattttttttcttttgttataactAACCAAACTGTTTGATGTAGAATCAAGATTATGCAGCAATTGACCACATTCTAGGAATACTAAAGGCAATGGTATAAACTATGTTTTGATAACTTTGGTAAAATGGTTACCAATTGCAGCAAAGCAAGTAACAGTGGCACTTAAGATGCTGCAATTCACAATTAGTGATATAGATATGATAGTgtcagaataaaaacaaaaaaggtgatATTAAGTTCCCCAATTACCCTTAATAGCTGAATTAGAATTATTATGAATAAGTACtttgtaataaataaacaaaatagattGTATACTTTGTATGAAATGTGATGACTTTTACTTAATTTATATTCTTTCAATTCTCATCTTTCTGACTAGTTTAAAGATTACCTCTAATGTTACTTTGTGACCTTGCATCGAAAGAGAACTGTCCtgtaaaatatcttttaaaagaaTACAGTTGCGTTTTCATAATTTCTTCCTGAATAATTAAGAATGTTTCTCATAACAAATCAATTGATATTAGATTGAAACTTTTATGTTTAAACCCATCAGGCATTGTCTCTCTAGGCAAAATCATTAGGTAGTGAGAAGCCTACAAAACAGAACATTGCTCATTGTATCCCATGTGTGAGATGGCTGTTAGGTAGGAACAGAGGCGAGTCGAATACAACTGAGTTTATTCaagaagacaacgagcttatatgaATATAGTTAAGAGCAAGAATGACAAATAATTGAAACAGTACAAGACATGCGATAGCACGTTTAAACATATTCATATTATCAGTGCAAGGAATAAAAAAGGcaatatcgttacagtgtacgagcgtgtatgcaACATGAAcggtccccccccaaaaaaaaaaacaatagcgttCTTGCAACTTTAATTGCGACAAAATAGTGCTATGTTATCAAAAGACACCTTTAAAAGTGCATTGGCCTCCCTTTTTACAACTGATATATCTAAGAATAATTGACAAAATCAATTTTATACCCTGACCTCATgagctttttatttcatttcattcacgAGAAATTTCTTTGATAAGTAGGTAAGTCGCTCTTTATTgcagtttagtctctctctctctctctctctctctctctctctctctctctctctctctctctctctctacgtacttGCGCGTGTGTGCGTTGAATCCAGTAGGAATATCAGCCTTTCGTTGTTATGTTTTTATTGCCAGTTTCATGATTATGAGATTTTCCTTAACAATGGAATGCTGAAACCTTCACACTGTGGAATGTTTCAATTAACCCCCTTTAGCTAGTTCTATAGTGCTTTTGAATGGTGCAGTGCATAAGCATTAACAACATTTATCACAAACACACAACATAGAAATACCACCAAAATAAAAAAGCAACACTACTCGAAACATTTTCATTGTTTACTAAGAGACATTTGATGACCTTGCTCACTATATATACTTGGATAACAAATAAGGATTTTCTGCAACAGATTTCAAGATGCATGCAGTATTATATTGGTAATTTCTGTTGTTTAAGAAAGGGAAGCTTTTACCATCATGACTCTGTTCTCTCATGCCATTATATGTGAATTGGACTATAAAGAGTATTTGCATGAGTGCATATGAAGGCTGTGTATATGCTTCTacccacgcaaacacacacactacatactgtacacacacacgcaccatcaaacacacacacacacacacacacacacacacatatatatatatatatatatatatatatatatatatatatatatatatatatatatatatatatatatatatatatatggaaagttcACATTATATGCTACCGCTAACATATTCTCATTCTTTAAAGGCACCTTCTTATtatcgaaataaaatatattttatctctctGTAGAGACTTGTCATTTAAACCTTAGGGTATTTTAATTAACTTCCTACGTCATGAATTTTACCGATGTCTGCATCTATAAATTTTGTACTGCTAATTCTTATAGCCCTTATAAGTGCATTACAAAACGAAATGTCTACGCTGatttgataatgctaataataatggaTATGGGAATAAACGTTGACGGAGATTGATGAGGTcacattgtattacaaaacttatCATCTAGATAATTGTTCTTGAAACTATCGAACACTTTTGGGATATCCAGGTCGACTTGGTGTTAGATTTCGAATTCCAAACACTAGTTGTATCAACTCGATACATCTCcagtaaatataaaaacaaagccTCCATCTTTCCCATGCATCATCACGTCTAAAATtgataatatgaaattattttcttccTCAAGAGTGAACTTTATGAAATTAGCTTTACCCCCAAAATATTCAAATTCTCAAAAGTAGGTCATACACAAAATGTATCAATATATCGATAACAAAGAACCCCTTTAGATATCGCTGGCAACATTTTAACTTCGTAGAATTCCATGTAAAGATTGCCGAGTACTTGCAATAGAACTGCatcatctgcttttttttttttttaccgatcttAATTAGCTTACCTTAGTAAAATTATAGTAACATATCACAGTGACTGGGAGAACGCTGTACTGACGAAAGAGGAAAAAGGCGACCAATAAAAAAAAGCTCAATTGTAAAGTTAATGCTTTTGAGGCAacgattattttcaataataataataataataataataataataataataataataataatctataaaaaactaaaaaaaaaaaatgaaataaataattccatATTTACAAAAGGAGAGTGAAACCCATATCCTCCCAACAAACCTCTTCAAATATAGATTTCATATTAGAAAAATGGTGACatgttaataaaatgataatatatcTCTGACGACGATTTCGTTATTAGAAGAAATCGTCAAAACGGAAAAGTAAGACAGATTTTCCGTTATATAGATTCCATTTCTCtaaagatgtgagagagagagagagagagagagagagagagagagagagagagagagagagagagagagagggggggggggagagagagaaagttcatACCTATATATTACAAGTCATTTCTTTAGATAGATTTTACGACAGCTATCGATGCTTCAATATAGTATTAGTTGTAGCTGCAATAAAGTTCTTTTATCGTTCATTTAATTTATCGTGCAGATGTATTTCTAGATAAATAGATTAAGTTTACGTAGTCTTTGGCCGATACCTTAATTATCATCAAGACTTTCTTTTATTAAGCTGGTCTCTCCATTAcatttatttataacaatttattagAGAGAATCAATTTCTTAACACCTACCTAATCAATTTCATGTCGTTTTCCCCAATAAAAATAAACGTTATGCTGATATCTTCagtgtaatttacacacacacacacatacacacacacacacacatatatatatatatatatatatatatatatatatatatatatatatatatatatatatatttatatatatatatatatattctttaatttgaTTCTCTTTTCAAGAAATTTCTCTGTTTCATAAACAGAGAAAGCATCCCAGTGAGGATAGGTTATAAGGGAATAGCAAATTAActatacataagaagtaatgaataaataagatgaaatattttatgatcagtaacaacgttaaagacgagacttatgtcaacctgttcaacataaaacatttgcaaaAGATTTGAATTTCTGAATTCACACTTATCAAACCACCAAATtaagaagatcattcaacaatacGCTAGGGCGGAAAAAAACGAAAACGAGATTCAGAAAGGAAGAGAAACACCAAAAATAATTTCAAGCATTCAATGTTTAGTGATCCAGATTTTAACAAAACGTAGAAAAACGTCTGGCTAAGAATTTTTTGTCATTTACTCAGACAAAATTGGTATTAGCAATCCTAACGTAATATGTTAACAGTtataatttttacttatatttccatgaaatatacgcattattattattattattattattattatcattattattattattattattattattattattattattattattattattattatttagcttgaTTGCATTTGCTATATTAAACCAGGGTTACTAGGCTAAACAGTTTGTGTCTCTTGGTAGACTTCGAGTGGGAAGAAGCACCTATTCGTAAAAGAACGATTATGAAAATTTAAGCATAGCGAAATAATCAGCAAGAGAAAAAGAAGAGGTTAATAATTCCACGGTAGATAAATGCGCGTATAAACAGTTAAGAAAAATCAAAGATAGTTGAGACAACAGTAGGCGTACCTAGCATCAAGTCCTATCTTAAACTTGGAAGCACTATCATCCACAACACTGCAGGAGGACTGTTCCACACATTTGCAGTGGAGGGAATAAAAGACCTACAGGATATGGTTCAGCCAATTAAACATCACACAAACCACTTTCCATGTTTTCGAGAAAACTGAATTTCAGAGGAAACGCGATCGCAATGCTTCGTTACCGAATTGCAATAGTGTTAGGCGAAGTTTGACTTTCAAATATAAATAGATTGGGCCTTTTTTCGAGAATATTTCAGGGAAATATAGTAACATGTCGGGAAGCAAAAATGAGTACAATTCATTTAAATGTATCTCTAGGCTGAAACCGATATAGGGAAAGTGATGTTTTGGAATTTATATAGGATTACTTAAGAATAACTTTATTTGGTAAACCAGAAAATACCAATTAATTACGTTGATACTGAATTTTTAAATCTGAGTAAGCAAGTAAATCCAAAGCAGGGAGACTCACTGAAAATCTAAACATCAAGTGACATCAAGGCTTAAAGTAAAGATTCACTATCTTATtccacatatatacacaatatatatatatatatatatatatatatatatatatatatatatatatataaatttatatatatatatatatatatatatatatatatatatatatatatatttataatcatatatatatatacatgtgtacatgtatatatatatatatatatatatatatatatatatataaaatatatatatatatatatatatatatatatatatatatatatatacatatatatatatatatatatatatatatatatatacatatatatgtataatcatatatatatatatacatatgtgtgtatatatatatatatatatatatatacatatgtatatatatatacatgcatgtatttacacacacacacacatatatatatatatgtatatatatacatatatatacatatatatatatatatatatatatatatatatatatatatatacatatatatgtataatcatatatatatatatatatacatatgtgtatatatatatatatatatatatatatatatatatatatatatatatatatatatacatatgtatatatatatatgcatgcatgtatatacacacacacacacatatatatatatgtatatatatacatatatatacatactgtatatacacatatgtatatatatatatatatatatatatatatatatatatatatatatatatatatatactgtatcaatagCTTTTACGGAAAATTAATGGAAGTGGTTAAGAATGTGCCAAAATGTGATATTCCTCTTTTCATATGTTACACGAATGCAAAACTATAAGTGATAATGAAAGTTTTCGTCAATGCACAGGTGTTCATGGTGAATGGGAGATAAATAATAAGGGTGTTCAATTAGCCAGCTTTCTTAGTTAACGAATTGATAAAAGGCAGCACACTGTTTGAACAcagagatatatacaaatatacttggACATCTCTGTGTGGATAATACCACAACCAATCGACCATTTAGCtataaatagaaaatgtaaaaacacTACTGGATGTTAGATATCGACAAAGAGCTGATATAGGAAGCGGACACTGACTTGTTGTTTCAACAGGAACACAAAAATAAACCTACCTCCCAGATATGTCACTGAAAATCTAATACAACAAGGAAGTGCAAAGGATGATCACATAATGGATTGCAGGAACAGATTTACACAATTATTGCTGTTACCTGATGATGACGTAGAGATAAATGTGAAAATTCATCGTAAACAAGTTGAAGAAATCCTAAAGGAATTAGCCAGAATCACAATCGGATAGGGAAAGAGAGTAAGACGAAAGAAATGGATGAAAAGTGGAAACTGATAGAGATTGGAAGAATAGCAAAACTTAACTTTGAATTATTAATAGAAAACAGCCCATACTTGATCTTAATACGAACTAACTCTCTGAGGCTTGAGACTGAAGTAAAGAGGTGTTGTAGAAAAGACAAAAGAATAGTCATAGATTCTACTGTAGATAAGACAAAACATAATCTAAATAGAAGAGATGTAAGAAGTGTAAGATATGCATATGAGGGTATTCCAGAAATCACTGGAAAAACGAGGAAGAAAGGTGAGTTACCCGtcagaaatgaaaatggaaatcaTCTAACTAAGAAACTTAAAATTAGAGCTACAAGGAAAAAACATTTTGAACAGACCCTGAATAGGCCATTCCCACTAAAAGAGGGAGACATCCTTGAGGCCGAACGAGATCTTCCTATAGATGTAAGTGACATTATGATCCAGAGAAAGACTGAGGTCATGCAGATTCAGAGTGGTGATTAGACGAACTGCCTTATCGAAGGAGTGATATTACCAAACTCATTCTCTTtcaagtctattttttttagcggtgcatatttgcacagactcacaggggtgcccttttagctcggaaaggttcctgatacctgattggtcggaagtatttttgtccgaacaccttcctTATTCTCAAAtagttaccaagtaatgtgaatcaaaacttatttactagcctatatttctccatcagatatatgttttgtcaataaacaatgtga encodes:
- the LOC137639313 gene encoding uncharacterized protein, with the protein product MDSGVGTFHQPHWCFVHVHVYVVGPMPTSLGHRYLFTFIDRSIRLPEAIPMENVTSASGTLALLSGWIVRFGIPEHLSSNRGSSFTSQLWTSLANLLGITLDQTTACNPTANSRVERFQRTLKAALMSCCKDSNCLIQVPYVLLGLKPIPKDILDVSAAEIW